One Podarcis raffonei isolate rPodRaf1 chromosome 3, rPodRaf1.pri, whole genome shotgun sequence genomic region harbors:
- the GNG4 gene encoding guanine nucleotide-binding protein G(I)/G(S)/G(O) subunit gamma-4 produces the protein MKEVMANNSTTNISQARKAVEQLKMEAYLDRIKVSKAAADLLAYCDAHMGEDPLIIPVPTSENPFREKKLLCTIL, from the exons ATGAAGGAGGTAATGGCTAATAACAGTACGACAAATATATCTCAAGCAAGAAAAGCAGTGGAGCAGCTGAAAATGGAGGCATATCTGGACAGGATAAAG gTATCCAAGGCTGCGGCTGATTTATTGGCATACTGCGATGCTCACATGGGAGAAGATCCCCTTATTATTCCAGTGCCCACATCTGAAAATCCCTTCCGGGAGAAGAAGCTCTTGTGTACTATTCTCTGA